A part of Chloroflexota bacterium genomic DNA contains:
- a CDS encoding FAD-dependent thymidylate synthase: protein MTKPRRIYLLSPRDLSPETIAVAFAKTSRSPEAFDVIAAELTDARAAKFHEKWVVGYGHASVAEHAVLHLALENVSRLAIETIEGNRLASYTEKSTRYQQWDVDAFYFPEELKGQPLEEKFSQTCHNLFETYQLCISRVQDWLRKTTPQSPEESDVTYERRIKPASVDICRFLLPAASLANVGVTINARSLEYAICKMLSSPLDEVRQIGEWVLKVGKAEAPTLIKYAGCNAYLIKTTEKMSLQAEKVQPVPSCDFTLVDYDDDGEEKILAAILFRFSPEASFEACQSYIRQLDNSGRQALVQELMAERGPFDQPIREFEYAQMTFEAVMDQGAYFEFKRHRMMTQTVQPLTALLGYAVPRGIIEAGCEVAYREAMDQAESLYNELWAFNTDLAGYIIPNGFNRRVLFTLNMREAFTLCRLRAAENAHFSIRRVALKMIEAISGIYPSLASFMTIPDGVAWQDIDKDYF from the coding sequence ATGACCAAACCTAGACGGATCTATTTACTCAGCCCCCGAGACCTCAGCCCTGAAACCATAGCTGTCGCTTTTGCCAAGACCTCCCGCTCACCGGAAGCATTTGACGTGATCGCGGCTGAATTGACCGATGCCCGCGCTGCCAAGTTCCATGAGAAATGGGTTGTGGGTTATGGGCACGCCTCTGTGGCGGAGCACGCCGTTTTACATCTGGCCCTGGAAAATGTCTCGCGTTTGGCTATAGAGACCATCGAAGGTAACCGCCTGGCCTCCTATACAGAAAAATCGACCCGCTACCAGCAATGGGATGTGGATGCTTTTTATTTCCCCGAAGAATTGAAAGGGCAGCCCCTGGAGGAGAAATTTAGCCAGACCTGCCATAACCTTTTTGAGACTTACCAGCTATGTATCTCACGGGTGCAGGATTGGCTGCGAAAAACCACTCCTCAGAGCCCGGAGGAGAGCGATGTCACTTATGAGCGTCGGATCAAACCGGCTTCGGTAGATATCTGCCGGTTTTTGCTGCCAGCGGCCTCTCTTGCGAATGTCGGCGTGACGATCAATGCGCGCTCCCTGGAATATGCCATCTGTAAAATGCTCAGCTCTCCACTGGACGAGGTTCGGCAGATCGGAGAGTGGGTGCTGAAGGTCGGTAAGGCAGAGGCCCCGACCCTGATTAAGTATGCGGGCTGTAACGCCTATTTGATTAAGACAACGGAAAAGATGTCCCTGCAAGCGGAAAAAGTGCAGCCGGTTCCCAGTTGTGACTTCACCCTGGTGGATTACGATGATGATGGTGAAGAGAAGATCCTGGCTGCCATTCTGTTCCGATTCTCACCAGAGGCTTCCTTTGAAGCCTGCCAGTCTTACATTCGTCAATTGGATAACTCCGGGCGGCAGGCGTTGGTTCAGGAACTGATGGCTGAGCGGGGGCCCTTTGACCAGCCTATACGGGAATTTGAGTATGCCCAGATGACCTTTGAAGCGGTGATGGATCAGGGCGCCTATTTTGAGTTTAAACGGCACCGCATGATGACCCAGACGGTGCAGCCTCTGACGGCATTACTGGGCTACGCTGTGCCGAGAGGGATTATCGAAGCCGGTTGTGAAGTGGCATATCGTGAAGCGATGGATCAGGCAGAATCCCTTTACAATGAATTATGGGCCTTCAATACGGATCTGGCCGGTTACATTATCCCCAATGGATTCAATCGGCGGGTGCTGTTCACGCTGAACATGCGAGAAGCCTTCACCCTTTGCCGGTTGAGGGCTGCAGAGAATGCCCATTTCTCCATCCGGCGGGTGGCGTTGAAGATGATCGAGGCGATTTCGGGCATTTATCCCAGCCTGGCATCTTTCATGACCATTCCCGACGGCGTGGCCTGGCAAGACATTGACAAGGATTATTTCTAG
- a CDS encoding bifunctional riboflavin kinase/FAD synthetase — MPGTEKSTLNLTRFDNLPVLPYDKSVVTIGNFDGVHRGHQFIINEIGQKSFSNEMPSIVITFFPNPADFFGRTQEPYYLTTPEEKTSLIKAMGVDEVITFQFDREFASLSPEDFLQTLKEKLGLQVLIVGNNFALGKNRVGTIPVFEQIGEEIGFTVEALNPVELGGGEISSTRIRQALDEGDMRSAMEMLGRPYSVNGPVTSGSDRGSRIGLPTANLDHWPRKKLPAIGVYATQPIFHGKTYYGITNVGLRPTFEYQEKPNIETHILDFDGNIYGEHLELKFIEKIRDEQKFSGVETFLAQIERDKATARRIFSHDQT, encoded by the coding sequence ATGCCGGGCACTGAAAAATCGACATTGAATCTTACTCGTTTTGACAATTTACCTGTACTGCCGTACGATAAATCAGTTGTGACGATTGGCAATTTTGACGGAGTCCATCGAGGACATCAATTTATCATCAATGAAATCGGCCAAAAGAGCTTTTCCAACGAGATGCCCTCTATTGTGATCACTTTCTTCCCCAACCCCGCGGATTTCTTTGGCCGGACCCAGGAGCCTTATTACCTGACGACCCCGGAGGAAAAAACGAGCTTAATCAAAGCAATGGGCGTGGACGAGGTGATCACTTTTCAGTTTGATCGAGAATTTGCCAGCCTCTCACCGGAGGATTTTCTGCAAACGCTGAAGGAAAAACTGGGATTGCAGGTCCTAATCGTGGGGAACAATTTTGCATTGGGCAAGAATCGGGTTGGAACCATCCCTGTGTTTGAACAAATTGGTGAGGAGATCGGGTTTACTGTGGAAGCGCTGAATCCTGTGGAACTGGGCGGGGGTGAAATTTCGTCCACCCGCATCCGCCAGGCTCTGGATGAAGGCGATATGCGAAGTGCAATGGAAATGCTGGGTCGTCCGTATTCCGTGAACGGCCCGGTGACAAGCGGCTCCGACCGTGGTTCTCGGATTGGGCTGCCGACCGCCAATCTCGACCATTGGCCGCGTAAAAAACTGCCTGCCATCGGGGTTTATGCCACCCAGCCGATCTTCCATGGCAAGACTTATTATGGGATCACAAACGTTGGCCTCAGGCCGACTTTTGAGTACCAGGAGAAGCCTAACATTGAGACGCATATCCTGGATTTTGATGGTAACATCTATGGGGAGCACTTAGAACTAAAATTCATTGAAAAGATCAGAGATGAGCAGAAATTCTCTGGCGTAGAGACTTTTCTCGCTCAAATAGAACGCGATAAAGCCACGGCCCGAAGGATATTCAGCCATGACCAAACCTAG
- the truB gene encoding tRNA pseudouridine(55) synthase TruB yields the protein MSEQEFDVKNAVSGVLVIDKPIGMTSHDVVQVVRRGTGIRRAGHTGTLDPRASGVLVVLVGPAVRLSEYVSASDKRYQAIIRLGESTDTYDSEGEITRRGPVNFTQEQIEEALTQFEGTVEQVPPAYSAKKINGRKAYEMARNGEEVELEPREIDVYHLELLEWDSPEAIVDVYCSSGTYVRSLANDLGEVLGCGGHLVGLRRTKSGEFALRDAVQLRKLQEAFENGDWYKYLIPAAEALSDWPSRELTFEEVDLIRHGHRVPVEEAPENPDNWVRAVSQQGELVALLEYVPEDKEWQPRKVFFS from the coding sequence ATGAGTGAACAAGAATTTGATGTAAAGAATGCTGTCTCAGGGGTACTGGTTATTGATAAACCGATTGGTATGACCTCGCACGATGTTGTGCAAGTTGTTCGGCGAGGAACTGGCATCCGAAGAGCAGGCCACACAGGCACCTTAGATCCACGCGCCTCAGGCGTTTTGGTAGTTCTGGTTGGTCCCGCTGTCCGGCTGAGCGAATATGTCTCGGCTTCGGATAAACGGTACCAGGCTATCATCCGGTTAGGCGAGAGTACGGATACATATGACTCCGAAGGTGAAATCACCCGGCGAGGTCCCGTGAACTTTACTCAGGAACAGATTGAGGAAGCCCTAACCCAGTTCGAAGGCACCGTTGAACAGGTGCCACCCGCCTATTCCGCCAAGAAAATTAACGGCCGCAAGGCTTATGAGATGGCGCGGAATGGCGAGGAAGTGGAGCTGGAGCCCCGGGAAATTGATGTGTATCATTTGGAACTGCTGGAATGGGATTCGCCCGAGGCCATTGTGGATGTCTACTGTTCCTCCGGGACTTATGTCCGATCATTGGCAAATGACCTTGGTGAGGTTTTGGGCTGCGGCGGTCATCTGGTTGGGCTGCGCCGAACCAAGAGCGGCGAGTTTGCCCTGCGGGATGCCGTTCAGCTTCGTAAACTCCAGGAAGCCTTTGAAAATGGCGATTGGTACAAGTACCTGATTCCTGCTGCAGAAGCACTATCCGACTGGCCCTCACGAGAACTGACCTTTGAAGAAGTGGACCTGATCCGTCACGGTCACCGTGTTCCAGTTGAGGAAGCGCCGGAAAATCCGGATAATTGGGTGCGTGCGGTGAGCCAGCAAGGTGAGTTGGTGGCATTGCTTGAATATGTTCCTGAAGACAAGGAATGGCAGCCGCGAAAGGTGTTTTTCTCCTGA
- a CDS encoding DHH family phosphoesterase, with product MTKEINLKIKEKIAASNRILIVSHVRPDADAAGSVLGIGLALQQAGKDVQMVLQDGADKFKYLPGSEQIVRKADGSFDMIVVVDCSDPARVGDALNGYGSPDLVVDHHKTNLNFGTYNVVEPDQAATAAILYDHIPDWGLAFNADVASSLLSGLVGDTIGFRTSNVDSSVMRRAAALMDLGADLTYIYREELVLKSYKAVRYWGAGLNRLEYEDGLVFTSLTLADREKIGYAGNDDADLVNVLSAVREAEIALIFIEQEHNQVKVSWRAKPGLDVSGIAFSFGGGGHAAAAGADIDGDLNEIMARVIDQTRELLVSSR from the coding sequence ATGACGAAGGAAATCAATCTTAAGATTAAAGAGAAAATTGCTGCAAGTAACCGAATTTTGATTGTCTCCCATGTCCGTCCAGACGCGGATGCAGCCGGATCGGTGCTTGGCATCGGGTTAGCCCTTCAACAGGCAGGCAAAGACGTTCAGATGGTCCTGCAGGATGGCGCTGATAAATTTAAGTATTTGCCCGGAAGTGAACAGATTGTCCGCAAGGCGGATGGTTCATTCGATATGATCGTGGTGGTGGATTGTTCAGATCCCGCCCGGGTTGGGGATGCCCTCAATGGGTATGGCAGCCCGGACCTGGTTGTGGATCATCACAAGACCAACCTCAATTTTGGGACTTACAACGTGGTTGAGCCCGACCAGGCTGCCACGGCTGCGATCCTTTACGACCATATCCCGGATTGGGGTTTGGCATTTAATGCAGATGTTGCCAGCAGTCTCCTTTCGGGACTTGTGGGCGATACGATTGGTTTCCGTACTTCAAATGTCGATTCTTCCGTTATGCGCAGGGCCGCGGCTTTGATGGACCTAGGCGCGGATTTGACCTACATCTATCGTGAAGAGTTGGTGTTAAAATCTTATAAGGCAGTCCGATATTGGGGTGCTGGGTTGAACCGGCTGGAGTATGAAGATGGTCTGGTTTTCACCTCTCTGACCCTTGCTGATCGTGAAAAAATCGGGTATGCTGGAAATGATGATGCCGATCTGGTAAATGTGTTGTCTGCGGTCCGTGAAGCCGAGATTGCACTCATTTTCATCGAACAAGAGCATAATCAGGTAAAAGTCAGTTGGCGGGCCAAGCCCGGTTTGGACGTTTCAGGAATCGCATTTAGCTTTGGCGGTGGTGGTCATGCGGCCGCAGCCGGTGCAGATATTGACGGCGATCTCAATGAAATTATGGCGCGTGTGATCGATCAAACACGTGAATTATTAGTAAGTTCAAGATAA
- the rbfA gene encoding 30S ribosome-binding factor RbfA, which yields MPSGIRLQRIQDQIRQVMTLLLETKVSDPRVQGAYITDISVDRELDFANIYVSSLVGEEQAAEILDGLRSAAGYLRYELGRVVKLRVMPKLRFYWDDTPEKADRIESLLAEIKAERLSNTKEAAEIEEPDNEEMNDEGNQS from the coding sequence ATGCCTTCAGGTATTAGATTACAGAGAATTCAGGACCAGATTCGGCAAGTGATGACCTTGTTGCTGGAAACCAAGGTGAGTGATCCCCGGGTTCAAGGCGCATATATTACGGACATCTCTGTTGATCGTGAGTTGGACTTTGCCAATATATATGTTTCCTCGCTGGTTGGCGAGGAACAGGCCGCTGAAATATTGGATGGTCTGCGCAGTGCAGCAGGTTATTTACGGTATGAACTGGGCCGGGTGGTCAAGTTGCGTGTGATGCCGAAGCTGCGTTTCTATTGGGATGACACACCTGAAAAAGCTGACCGGATCGAGTCGCTTTTGGCAGAAATCAAGGCGGAACGATTATCGAATACGAAAGAAGCGGCAGAAATTGAAGAACCTGATAACGAGGAAATGAATGACGAAGGAAATCAATCTTAA
- the infB gene encoding translation initiation factor IF-2 encodes MSDSDIKQVILPFSISVRDLAEKLEASPIQVIKVLMANGVMASINQTVDFDTAAVVASELGFDPELEQVVEETKEDEGEIPLWRRMIADEKEKDLKPRPPVISMLGHVDHGKTSLLDAIRETNVAGGEEGGITQHIGAYQIDHKGRKITFLDTPGHAAFTSMRARGAQGADIVILVVAADDGVMPQTREAASHAKAAQVPIIVALNKMDLSSANPELVKRQLSEIELVPDDWDGDTIVVPVSAKKKQGLDDLMEAILLVAENNKIEANPTGKVLGTVVEAELDKTRGVMATLLLQNGTIKVGDTILAGKAFGRIKAMFDYRGERIKQAAPSTPIVVMGLNDVPAAGDLFRKVASEKDARAIVADIEASEQTHSVARKATLEDLFEQLQAGEEQELRLIVKADVQGSLEPIVNSLNEISDKAQDVSIKILHAETGNISESDVMLATASDAIVVGFAVEADNAAERLAEKERVSIRLYTIIYRLTEDIEKAIKGMLEPEMVEKVVGKAKVLQIFKVSKFSMAAGCRVIDGEIRRNGKIRVIRNSEAIFEGEIGSLKRGKDDVREVRDGFECGITMKQFHEFEEGDLLECYVIEEQKF; translated from the coding sequence GTGAGCGATAGTGATATTAAACAAGTCATCCTGCCTTTTAGTATCAGTGTACGGGATTTAGCCGAAAAATTAGAGGCCAGCCCCATTCAGGTCATCAAAGTCTTGATGGCCAATGGTGTTATGGCCAGCATTAACCAGACTGTAGACTTTGATACAGCGGCGGTTGTGGCCAGCGAATTGGGTTTTGATCCCGAATTGGAACAGGTCGTCGAAGAAACCAAAGAGGACGAAGGTGAAATTCCCCTTTGGCGGCGGATGATCGCTGATGAAAAAGAAAAAGATCTGAAACCCCGCCCACCTGTTATCTCCATGCTGGGTCATGTGGATCATGGTAAGACCTCACTATTGGATGCAATCCGAGAGACGAATGTCGCCGGTGGGGAAGAGGGTGGGATCACCCAACATATCGGCGCCTACCAGATTGACCATAAAGGGCGCAAAATCACCTTCCTGGACACCCCCGGTCATGCCGCTTTCACATCCATGCGGGCCCGCGGTGCGCAAGGTGCTGATATTGTGATTTTGGTGGTCGCTGCGGATGACGGTGTGATGCCGCAAACCCGTGAAGCTGCCAGCCATGCCAAAGCTGCTCAAGTGCCGATCATCGTGGCGCTGAACAAGATGGACCTCTCCAGTGCGAATCCTGAATTGGTCAAACGCCAGCTTTCCGAGATCGAATTGGTCCCGGATGACTGGGATGGCGACACGATTGTGGTGCCTGTCTCGGCCAAGAAGAAGCAAGGGCTGGATGACCTGATGGAAGCGATTCTGTTAGTGGCGGAGAACAACAAAATTGAAGCCAATCCCACCGGTAAAGTCCTGGGGACTGTGGTTGAAGCTGAACTCGATAAGACCCGCGGTGTCATGGCAACCCTGTTGCTTCAAAATGGTACGATTAAAGTAGGTGACACCATCCTGGCTGGAAAAGCCTTTGGACGGATCAAGGCCATGTTCGATTATCGCGGTGAAAGGATCAAGCAAGCTGCTCCTTCCACGCCTATCGTTGTGATGGGTTTGAACGATGTACCGGCTGCCGGTGACCTTTTCCGCAAGGTGGCTTCTGAGAAGGACGCACGAGCCATCGTTGCTGATATTGAGGCCAGTGAACAGACCCACTCCGTTGCCCGGAAAGCCACTCTTGAAGACCTCTTTGAGCAATTGCAGGCTGGCGAGGAACAGGAATTGCGCTTGATTGTGAAAGCGGACGTCCAGGGCTCGTTGGAACCGATTGTCAATTCTTTGAATGAAATTAGTGACAAGGCGCAGGATGTCTCGATTAAAATTCTGCACGCTGAAACCGGTAATATTTCCGAAAGTGATGTTATGCTGGCGACAGCCTCGGATGCCATCGTGGTTGGCTTTGCTGTTGAAGCGGATAACGCTGCTGAACGACTGGCGGAAAAAGAGCGCGTCTCAATCCGGTTATATACGATTATTTACCGGCTTACCGAAGATATTGAAAAAGCTATCAAAGGTATGCTTGAACCTGAAATGGTTGAAAAGGTTGTCGGCAAGGCGAAGGTTTTGCAGATCTTCAAGGTCTCAAAATTCAGTATGGCTGCCGGCTGCCGGGTGATTGACGGCGAAATTCGCCGGAATGGTAAGATCAGAGTGATCCGCAACAGTGAAGCGATCTTTGAAGGTGAAATTGGGTCGCTCAAACGTGGTAAAGATGATGTCCGTGAAGTCCGGGATGGCTTTGAATGCGGCATAACAATGAAGCAATTCCACGAGTTTGAAGAGGGTGATCTGCTCGAATGTTATGTCATTGAGGAGCAGAAGTTCTAG
- a CDS encoding YlxR family protein translates to MVKKTKRRSKHVPQRTCVGCREILPKRSLIRIVRSPEGVQVDPTGKAHGRGAYLHDQRSCWVRGVKSSLGHALKAELTEQEKQALLAYMQEHIPEDEPAMKGAEDLSG, encoded by the coding sequence ATGGTCAAGAAAACCAAACGTCGCAGCAAGCATGTGCCGCAGCGGACTTGTGTCGGCTGTCGGGAGATCTTGCCGAAGCGTTCCTTGATCAGGATTGTGAGAAGTCCGGAGGGTGTTCAGGTTGACCCCACCGGAAAAGCGCATGGCCGTGGAGCCTATCTTCACGACCAACGATCCTGCTGGGTGCGCGGCGTAAAAAGCAGTCTTGGCCATGCACTCAAAGCTGAGCTCACCGAACAGGAAAAGCAAGCGCTTCTGGCGTATATGCAGGAGCACATTCCTGAGGATGAGCCGGCGATGAAGGGGGCAGAGGATTTGTCAGGATGA
- the nusA gene encoding transcription termination/antitermination protein NusA produces the protein MKSEFALAFNEVVEDRQLSKEVILEALESALVSAYRRAVNASNAQLVEAKVDMDSGQIEIFAEKEVVEDVQDERTEVLLSEAREVDPDAELGDMVVVETTPDDFGRVAAQTARQVIQQRIREAEREIQFDFFEKQVGEIVSGVVQAVSGRGATIGLDKKAEGLMLRKDMIPRERLRVHDRIRSLIYDVKETSRGPQIFLSRAHRNFLRRLLENEVPEIYHGVVEIRSIAREPGQRAKVAVSATQQGIDPVGACVGVRGVRIQAIVRELNDEKIDVIEWSNDTAAFISKAISPARVLGVYLMESSEDGSTATVVVPEDQLSLAIGRDGQNARLAAKLTGWRIDIKSLAEAAGESMHKLERDPRYAEMLDREGESMEKLTVLLEKKAEGRPLPPEDYDFMAAFVDRVERRVEKKRREEDLEEKRRYEEAYASVPPLTFDIDILDVDLKEHVLYILQEAGIDTLGDLVLQMRLDSDKILAMNGIGPKSFEEVKTLTDALRITPEEAAALAEAAAEAEAEAQAQADSEAVEAQELAEEAVGEAEAEPVAEGAAAEEVAVATPEEFEEEAIAELEVEAVEEPKVEEAVAEPEPEKPVAKKALAKEPEEKEEEDEFDKLFSYDARKYGYYEDEKPRFVEEDSSSDKSGTKKKKSKKKRRPNIDEQDGWEDW, from the coding sequence ATGAAGAGTGAATTCGCACTGGCATTTAATGAGGTAGTGGAAGATCGACAGCTTTCCAAGGAAGTGATCCTGGAGGCGCTCGAGTCTGCTCTTGTCTCTGCCTATCGTAGGGCGGTTAATGCCTCTAATGCCCAACTGGTTGAAGCAAAGGTCGATATGGATTCAGGTCAGATCGAGATCTTTGCTGAAAAAGAGGTCGTAGAAGACGTTCAGGACGAACGAACTGAAGTTCTCCTGAGCGAAGCTCGTGAAGTTGATCCTGATGCCGAATTAGGCGATATGGTGGTTGTAGAAACCACGCCTGACGATTTTGGCCGTGTTGCCGCGCAAACGGCTCGCCAGGTGATCCAGCAGCGAATTCGTGAAGCTGAACGTGAGATCCAATTTGATTTTTTTGAGAAGCAAGTTGGCGAGATCGTCAGCGGTGTCGTTCAAGCCGTCAGTGGCCGAGGCGCAACCATTGGCCTCGATAAGAAGGCCGAAGGGCTGATGCTTCGTAAAGACATGATCCCACGAGAACGTCTCCGTGTGCATGATCGGATTCGATCTTTGATCTATGACGTGAAGGAAACTAGCCGTGGCCCGCAGATCTTCCTTTCTCGGGCGCACCGCAATTTCTTGCGGCGGCTGTTGGAAAATGAAGTCCCTGAGATCTACCACGGTGTGGTTGAGATCCGTTCAATTGCCCGCGAGCCCGGCCAAAGGGCCAAGGTTGCCGTCTCGGCAACGCAGCAGGGCATTGACCCAGTGGGCGCCTGTGTGGGTGTCCGTGGCGTGCGCATCCAGGCCATTGTGCGTGAACTGAATGACGAAAAGATTGATGTGATTGAATGGAGCAACGACACCGCTGCTTTCATCTCCAAGGCCATTAGCCCGGCCCGTGTTTTGGGCGTTTATCTGATGGAGTCCAGTGAAGATGGCAGCACAGCGACGGTTGTTGTACCTGAAGATCAACTTTCATTGGCAATTGGCCGAGATGGACAGAATGCCCGCCTGGCAGCTAAGTTGACTGGCTGGCGGATTGACATCAAGAGCCTGGCGGAAGCCGCCGGTGAATCGATGCATAAATTGGAGAGGGATCCCCGTTATGCTGAGATGTTAGATCGGGAAGGCGAATCAATGGAGAAACTTACAGTCCTTCTGGAAAAGAAGGCTGAAGGGCGTCCATTGCCGCCTGAAGATTATGACTTCATGGCTGCTTTTGTTGACCGGGTGGAACGCCGGGTTGAGAAGAAGCGCCGGGAAGAGGATCTGGAAGAAAAACGTCGGTACGAAGAGGCGTATGCTTCTGTGCCGCCGTTGACCTTTGATATTGATATTCTGGATGTTGATCTTAAGGAACATGTCCTTTATATCCTCCAGGAAGCCGGAATTGATACTCTGGGTGATCTGGTTTTGCAAATGCGTCTGGATAGTGACAAGATCCTCGCTATGAATGGCATTGGTCCAAAATCTTTTGAAGAGGTCAAGACACTGACCGATGCTTTGCGGATCACGCCGGAAGAGGCTGCCGCTCTTGCCGAAGCTGCTGCTGAGGCGGAAGCCGAGGCCCAGGCCCAGGCTGACTCTGAAGCTGTTGAAGCTCAGGAGCTGGCTGAAGAAGCCGTTGGTGAAGCGGAAGCTGAACCTGTTGCTGAAGGTGCAGCGGCCGAAGAGGTTGCTGTAGCCACACCGGAAGAGTTTGAAGAAGAAGCCATCGCTGAATTGGAAGTTGAAGCGGTTGAAGAACCGAAGGTTGAAGAGGCTGTTGCTGAACCTGAACCTGAGAAGCCTGTAGCGAAGAAAGCGCTTGCAAAGGAGCCAGAGGAAAAAGAAGAGGAAGATGAATTTGATAAACTCTTCTCCTATGATGCCCGCAAGTATGGCTATTATGAAGATGAAAAACCCAGATTTGTTGAAGAGGATTCTTCCTCAGATAAATCAGGTACGAAGAAGAAAAAGAGCAAGAAGAAACGTCGGCCCAATATCGATGAACAGGATGGATGGGAAGACTGGTAG
- a CDS encoding alpha-glucosidase: MKNEYLWWRDGIIYQIYPRSFADSNNDGIGDLPGITNKLDYLQDLGVDAIWLSPIYPSPDVDFGYDVADYTGIDPKFGTMEDFEKLVREAKKRDIHIIMDLVLNHTSDQHPWFIASKESEENPYHDWYLWLYPKSDGEPPNNWAAIFGGSGWEYDPEMGQYYYHMFYKEQPDLNWRNPNVHQAMLDVFRFWLGKGVDGFRLDVFNAYFKDAAFRDNPPKLGIRTFDRQQHIHDASQPEMYPLLGEIRAILDDHTGGYVVGETFLSDTAHTATYCGKDKLHAAFNFEFAENRWHPKRFLDSAQKWYAALEENAWPNNFLSNHDMIRAASRYCFGEDDRRAKVALAMLLTIKGTPFIYYGEEIGMRDIPVRKKSDVLDPIGKTFWPLHKGRDGCRAPMQWTGGKNAGFSEAKPWLPVNQNYQERNVVNQAAQPESLLLFFKSLAALRKSEPALQRGDFEALTTDPHTHLVFERTLGDDRLVVVLNFNSREVQADLPEGQWQAIFGSNGLFENHLDLKPYQVIILKQP; the protein is encoded by the coding sequence ATGAAAAATGAGTATCTTTGGTGGCGGGATGGCATCATCTATCAAATCTATCCCCGCTCTTTCGCAGATAGCAATAACGATGGCATCGGTGATCTGCCCGGTATTACCAATAAACTGGATTACCTTCAGGATTTGGGCGTGGATGCCATCTGGCTCTCCCCCATCTATCCCTCACCTGATGTCGACTTTGGCTATGACGTGGCAGACTACACGGGCATTGATCCCAAATTTGGTACCATGGAAGATTTCGAGAAACTTGTCCGGGAAGCCAAAAAGCGGGATATCCATATCATTATGGACCTGGTCCTCAATCATACCTCTGACCAACACCCCTGGTTCATCGCCTCCAAGGAATCCGAAGAAAACCCCTATCACGACTGGTACCTTTGGCTCTATCCAAAGTCGGATGGTGAGCCGCCAAACAACTGGGCTGCCATCTTCGGCGGTTCCGGCTGGGAATATGACCCCGAGATGGGCCAATATTATTACCACATGTTTTACAAGGAACAACCGGACCTGAACTGGCGCAACCCCAATGTCCACCAGGCGATGCTGGATGTTTTCCGCTTCTGGCTTGGCAAAGGCGTGGACGGTTTCCGGCTGGATGTTTTCAATGCGTATTTCAAAGATGCTGCCTTCCGCGATAATCCGCCCAAACTCGGTATCCGGACCTTTGACCGCCAACAACACATCCATGATGCCTCACAGCCGGAAATGTACCCCCTGTTAGGTGAAATCCGAGCCATTCTCGATGACCACACTGGCGGTTACGTAGTCGGTGAGACTTTCCTGTCCGATACCGCCCATACAGCTACTTACTGCGGCAAAGATAAACTCCATGCCGCCTTCAACTTTGAATTCGCTGAAAACCGCTGGCATCCCAAACGCTTCCTCGATTCCGCTCAGAAGTGGTATGCCGCGCTTGAAGAAAATGCCTGGCCCAACAACTTCCTCAGCAACCATGACATGATCCGGGCCGCCAGCCGCTATTGCTTCGGCGAAGATGACCGGCGGGCCAAGGTTGCCCTGGCGATGTTACTCACTATCAAGGGAACCCCCTTCATATATTATGGTGAAGAAATCGGTATGCGGGATATCCCAGTCCGCAAGAAATCCGATGTGCTCGATCCGATTGGCAAAACCTTCTGGCCGCTCCATAAAGGCCGGGATGGCTGCCGGGCGCCTATGCAGTGGACGGGTGGAAAAAACGCTGGTTTCTCCGAGGCCAAACCCTGGCTGCCGGTGAACCAGAACTACCAGGAACGTAATGTTGTCAACCAGGCCGCTCAACCGGAATCGCTGCTGCTCTTCTTCAAGAGTCTCGCTGCCCTCCGCAAATCCGAACCCGCCCTCCAACGTGGTGACTTCGAAGCGCTGACAACCGACCCGCATACACACCTGGTTTTCGAACGCACACTCGGTGATGATCGGTTGGTGGTCGTGCTCAACTTCAACAGCCGTGAAGTCCAGGCAGACCTCCCTGAGGGTCAATGGCAGGCGATTTTTGGCAGCAACGGTCTTTTTGAAAATCATTTGGATCTTAAGCCCTACCAGGTCATCATCTTGAAACAACCCTAA